A window of the Brassica napus cultivar Da-Ae chromosome A2, Da-Ae, whole genome shotgun sequence genome harbors these coding sequences:
- the LOC125579918 gene encoding putative Myb family transcription factor At1g14600, translating to MGKAAGRNGNENYNGVGFNGQRGGGVRPYVRSPVPRLRWTPDLHRCFVNAVDMLGGQHRATPKLVLKMMDVKGLTISHVKSHLQMYRGSKLTLGKPEESSSSSIRRQDTEEDNFHDNLSLHTRNDCLLGFHSFPLSSHSSLRGGRKKEQTSESSGDDDADADFLHTMNMKKTKETTMFRSHHFHKKTEKEKNTWQEHEEEEDLSLSLSLNHHHWRSNGSSVSETSEAVSTCSAPFIFKDCLGSSPKIDLNLDLNLSISLLGS from the exons ATGGGTAAAGCTGCTGGGAGAAACGGTAACGAAAACTATAACGGCGTTGGATTTAACGGTCAAAGAGGCGGTGGAGTTAGGCCATATGTACGGTCTCCGGTGCCTCGGCTCAGATGGACGCCGGATCTCCACCGTTGTTTCGTTAACGCTGTAGATATGCTCGGTGGCCAACATC GAGCGACTCCAAAGCTTGTTCTTAAGATGATGGATGTGAAGGGACTCACAATTTCACATGTCAAGAGCCATCTCCAG ATGTATAGAGGTTCTAAACTTACTTTGGGGAAACCAG AGGAAAGCTCTTCATCTTCAATAAGAAGACAAGACACTGAAGAAGATAATTTTCATGACAACTTGTCTTTACACACAAGGAATGATTGTCTTCTGGGTTTTCACTCCTTCCCTCTTTCTTCACATTCTTCTCTTag GGGAGGAAGAAAAAAGGAGCAGACTTCAGAGTCTAgtggtgatgatgatgctgaTGCTGACTTCCTTCACACCATGAACATGAAGAAGACGAAAGAAACGACGATGTTTCGATCACATCATTTCCACAAG AAaacagagaaggagaagaacacTTGGCAAGaacacgaagaagaagaagatttgtCGTTGTCTCTGTCGCTGAATCATCATCACTGGAGAAGCAACGGATCATCAGTGAGCGAAACGAGTGAAGCCGTCTCCACATGTTCTGCACCATTCATCTTCAAAGATTGCTTGGGTTCTTCACCAAAGATTGATCTTAACCTTGACCTTAACCTTTCAATTTCTCTCCTCGGCAGCTGA